A genomic region of Lytechinus pictus isolate F3 Inbred chromosome 2, Lp3.0, whole genome shotgun sequence contains the following coding sequences:
- the LOC129254890 gene encoding EF-hand calcium-binding domain-containing protein 5-like isoform X9 — protein sequence MAEIQAVSPAGSRSFIEPRPPSQSGSRSSSRVGFNESAHSRHSSGRIKYVPSHRPTSNARSTPSSSERPPSVRSLREKKDLNEYLSPIVKTAVRRWKRFHEQKVIERFKERRESKKQRVKDIKEEKKRLARRIPIDTLAVEWLNKNELTVDARAYLLDKLLPTLILGIEKLLMEAERRDLTEKNEANPNFNPLNYLAQYLMRNNPRYSNFPEASPYIRGMQEVTDELKQFVFSFEDNRLARVKAETRRKREHIERTEALKTQEKSRRSAHIRRHYKDWLLDPEGLVEQRAIQNSLTSFKEVLENLPEEFKKASSFLTELEKLDASEEQFNEEDFAQYLKNYVLKLAPELYDALMGHMAQCALAYRHAAVLEARRDILMSLFSDVDHADVGILNRHRVLGLFENFWENVPWSLKRHLRNPRKWPVIELTETDDTESLFSEGSSISSVKSSMKESEPAAPSEGTVQEETTGVDGMAPAVDRGEAPEEGVKDEVKQDDGPTVGEGEGSKFEGVAPGEEGVAPGGEGVAPSGEGVAPNGIDATLNGDGAAMGDEGSKESVEKEGGEDAKEGEATPVDVNNAKEATDDSNKETADDKNTKVEENKDSETQDSAEQQVESEPAKEESASGTGTGSDDKPEETTEGKEITKPEDATEVTAKEDTPPAEEVSSAEEEKMKDGGGDEVVMATETVIQANLVPDDAQKPVEESEQAEKTAEPVKSEEPAAPVAETAESTAETAEGTVAETAEPQSKEQEPTSTDGGATAAEVTAPEVAPGEAVSGDAVPAEIAGGEKEQTEEGTSDQAAPGAEGTQAGEDKLEEPTSAKDRGTLQPTTANTLTGRSTSVSFHEDAIKLKEEKADSEDRPKTPVKTPTVRSGSRSGSAFDESALNSSQFVQLVELFLGEDSPQYVVDALVKFITNGYVETEQEKFLRLQQARREAQSAKRCQMVDQLFDKWDNDGSGYLDLEEFHSIMAKFKDNMESRIMAKAKQKLEKEELDNRLSKPEFKAYIEAVCSLLPGGPDNFDPLIDFLMTSVERSYEERIRGQARKKWLASIIQAAETSAGSMQPVYKSVFNSLYKDADQHGRGKRISANIGLLERNDITPGRGLTCLRYVAATPDDAGFMLNKILFRDMKGISFSSIDSGKPIHVPRVQNHGNIMFWNPERADELPEVSYFFLTGMNCIHLPISHFLSWHAIDSFIWGWYAGFIKWSRLLSFIGLLYTYSCWRLAIFCLALFIHMVCGSRHSSSHIRHNTISGAILFFNNSQPLKTIVSNWAVSVPVW from the exons atggcagaaatCCAGGCAGTTAGTCCTGCTGGTAGCCGAAGCTTCATTGAACCCCGCCCACCCTCTCAGTCAGGTTCCAGGTCATCATCAAGGGTAGGATTCAATGAGAGTGCTCACAGTAGACACAGTTCAGGAAGAATTAAATATGTACCCAGTCACCGTCCAACTTCCAATGCCAGGTCTACTCCATCGTCCTCAGAGAGACCTCCTTCTGTACGATCCTTGAGGGAAAAGAAAGATCTAAATGAGTACTTGAGTCCAATTGTCAAAACAGCCGTGAGGAGATGGAAGCGTTTCCATGAGCAGAAGGTGATAGAGCGCTTCAAGGAGAGACGAGAATCCAAGAAGCAACGTGTGAAGGATAtcaaggaagaaaagaagagactTGCCCGTCGTATTCCCATCGATACCTTAGCTGTTGAATGGCTCAacaaaaatgaattaactgTGGACGCTAGGGCTTATTTATTGGATAAACTGCTGCCAACACTTATCTTAGGCATTGAAAAGTTGCTCATGGAGGCTGAGAGGAGAGATCTGACAGAGAAAAATGAGGCAAATCCAAATTTCAATCCTCTGAACTATTTGGCACAATACTTGATGAGGAACAATCCTCGTTACAGCAATTTCCCAGAAGCTTCACCGTATATCAGGGGAATGCAAGAAGTCACAGATGAACTCAAGCAATTTGTCTTTTCATTTGAAGACAATAG GCTTGCCAGAGTCAAAGCAGAAACCAGGAGAAAGCGGGAGCACATAGAACGTACAGAAGCCTTGAAGACACAGGAAAAGAGTCGTAGATCTGCTCATATTCGCAGGCACTACAAAGATTGGCTTCTTGATCCTGAAGGCTTGGTAGAGCAGAGGGCTATTCAAAATTCATTAACATCCTTCAAAGAAGTCCTAGAAAACTTGCCAGAAGAATTCAAGAAAG CATCCAGCTTCCTCACAGAACTTGAGAAATTAGATGCCAGTGAAGAGCAGTTTAATGAGGAAGATTTTGCACAG TATCTCAAAAACTATGTCCTGAAGCTGGCCCCAGAACTTTATGATGCACTTATGGGTCACATGGCGCAGTGTGCCTTGGCATATCGACATGCTGCTGTGCTTGAGGCAAGACGGGACATTCTTATGTCACTCTTCAGTGATGTCGATCATGCTGACGTGGGTATTCTAAACAGACATAGAGTACTGGGACTCTTTGAGAACTTTTGGGAGAATGTGCCTTGGTCCCTCAAGCGTCATTTGAGAAATCCAAGAAAAT GGCCTGTGATAGAGCTCACCGAGACTGATGATACAGAGAGTCTTTTCTCCGAAGGGAGCTCCATCTCCTCTGTAAAGAGCAGCATGAAGGAATCTGAGCCTGCTGCACCTTCAGAAGGAACTGTTCAGGAGGAGACGACAGGGGTGGATGGGATGGCTCCAGCAGTTGATAGGGGAGAAGCTCCAGAAGAGGGGGTAAAGGATGAGGTAAAACAAGATGATGGTCCTACTGTTGGTGAAGGGGAGGGGTCAAAGTTTGAGGGTGTGGCACCAGGTGAAGAGGGTGTGGCACCTGGTGGAGAGGGTGTGGCACCTAGTGGAGAGGGTGTGGCACCTAATGGGATAGATGCAACACTGAATGGGGATGGTGCGGCAATGGGTGATGAGGGTAGTAAAGAGAGTGTTGAAAAGGAGGGAGGAGAGGATGCAAAAGAGGGAGAGGCAACACCTGTAGATGTAAACAATGCCAAAGAGGCAACAGATGATAGTAACAAGGAAACAGCCGATGACAAAAACACTAAGGTGGAGGAAAACAAAGATTCAGAGACTCAAGACTCTGCTGAGCAGCAGGTAGAATCAGAACCAGCCAAGGAGGAGAGCGCAAGTGGAACAGGCACAGGAAGTGATGACAAACCAGAAGAAACTACAGAAGGCAAAGAAATAACGAAACCTGAAGATGCAACAGAAGTGACAGCTAAGGAGGACACCCCTCCTGCAGAAGAAGTGTCATCCgctgaagaagaaaagatgaaGGATGGTGGAGGTGATGAGGTTGTCATGGCAACAGAAACTGTCATCCAGGCGAATCTTGTGCCAGATGATGCACAGAAACCGGTGGAG GAATCAGAACAAGCTGAGAAGACTGCAGAGCCTGTCAAATCAGAGGAACCTGCCGCACCTGTAGCAGAGACTGCTGAGAGCACAGCAGAGACTGCAGAGGGCACAGTAGCAGAGACTGCAGAACCACAGTCCAAAGAACAGGAACCAACTTCAACAGATGGAGGGGCAACAGCAGCAGAGGTGACAGCTCCAGAAGTCGCTCCTGGAGAGGCAGTGTCTGGAGATGCTGTACCTGCAGAGATTGCAGGAGGTGAAAAGGAACAGACTGAAGAGGGAACAAGTGATCAGGCTGCTCCAGGTGCAGAGGGTACCCAAGCTGGTG AAGACAAATTGGAGGAGCCCACATCAGCAAAAGATAGAGGTACCCTACAACCCACAACAGCCAATACATTGACAGGTCGTTCTACTAGTGTGTCATTCCATGAAGATGCTATCAAGCTCAAAGAGGAAAAGGCAGATAGTGAAG ACCGCCCCAAGACCCCCGTGAAGACCCCAACTGTTCGCAGTGGTTCAAGGTCAGGCAGTGCTTTTGATGAGAGTGCTCTCAACTCATCCCAGTTTGTCCAACTGGTAGAATTATTCCTTGGAGAAGATTCGCCTCAGTATGTTGTTGATGCCCTAGTGAAGTTCATTACAAATGGCTATGTTGAGACTGAACAGGAGAAATTCCTTCGATTACAACAG GCAAGACGGGAGGCTCAGTCTGCCAAACGATGTCAAATGGTGGATCAGCTCTTTGACAAGTGGGATAATGATGGATCAGGTTACCTGGATCTTGAGGAATTTCATTCTATcatggctaagttcaaagacaACATGGAATCCAGAATCATGGCTAAAG CCAAGCAGAAGCTGGAGAAGGAGGAGCTAGACAACCGTCTTAGCAAGCCAGAATTCAAAGCTTACATTGAGGCAGTTTGTTCTCTTCTACCAGGGGGTCCAGACAATTTTGATCCACTCATTGATTTCCTAATGACAAGTGTTGAG AGGTCATATGAGGAGAGGATCCGAGGTCAAGCCAGAAAGAAATGGTTAGCTTCAATCATCCAGGCAGCTGAGACGAGCGCTGGTAGCATGCAACCTGTCTATAAGagtgtcttcaactcactttaCAAG GATGCTGATCAGCATGGGCGAGGGAAGCGTATCAGTGCTAACATTGGTCTCTTAGAGAGGAATGATATCACTCCTGGGCGTGGTCTGACCTGCCTCCGTTATGTAGCTGCCACACCCGATGATGCTGGCTTCATGCTTAATAAGATCTTATTCAGAGATATGAAGGGGATCAG TTTCTCATCTATAGACAGTGGCAAACCTATTCATGTCCCTCGGGTGCAGAACCATGGTAATATAATGTTCTGGAATCCTGAGCGTGCTGATGAA TTACCAGAAGTAAGTTATTTCTTTCTGACTGGCATGAATTGCATTCATCTTCCTATATCTCACTTTCTTTCTTGGCACGCAATTGATAGTTTCATTTGGGGTTGGTATGCTGGTTTTATTAAATGGTCAagacttctttctttcattggatTACTGTACACATATTCATGTTGGAGGTTGGCAATATTCTGTCTTGCACTGTTCATTCATATGGTTTGTGGGAGCAGGCACAGTTCTAGCCACATTAGACACAATACTATTTCAGGGGCCATATTGTTTTTTAACAATAGTCAACCTCTCAAAACTATTGTGTCTAATTGGGCTGTATCCGTACCTGTGTGGTAG